The Streptomyces sp. NBC_00344 genome includes a window with the following:
- the trpC gene encoding indole-3-glycerol phosphate synthase TrpC, with protein MSVLDEIIEGVRADLAERQASVSLDELKDRAAKAPRAKDGVAALRGDSVKVICEVKRSSPSKGALAAIADPAALAADYEAGGASVISVLTEQRRFGGSLADLEAVRAKVDVPLLRKDFIVTAYQLWEARAYGADLVLLIVAALEQEALVSLIERAESIGLTPLVEAHDEDEAERAVAAGARIIGVNARNLKDLKVDRGTFERVAPEIPAHVVKVAESGVRGPHDLIAYANSGADAVLVGESLVTGRDPKAAVADLVAAGAHPALRHGRG; from the coding sequence CATCGAAGGCGTGCGCGCCGACCTCGCGGAGCGGCAGGCGAGCGTCAGCCTCGACGAGCTCAAGGACCGCGCCGCGAAGGCCCCCCGGGCGAAGGACGGTGTCGCCGCCCTGCGCGGCGACAGCGTCAAGGTCATCTGCGAGGTGAAGCGCTCCAGCCCCTCGAAGGGCGCGCTGGCCGCGATCGCCGACCCCGCCGCTCTCGCCGCCGACTACGAGGCCGGCGGAGCCTCGGTCATCTCCGTGCTCACCGAGCAGCGCCGCTTCGGCGGATCCCTGGCGGATCTCGAGGCGGTCCGGGCCAAGGTCGATGTCCCCCTGCTGCGCAAGGACTTCATCGTCACCGCCTACCAGCTCTGGGAGGCGCGGGCGTACGGCGCCGACCTGGTGCTGCTGATCGTCGCGGCCCTGGAGCAGGAGGCCCTGGTCTCGCTGATCGAGCGCGCCGAGTCGATCGGGCTCACCCCGCTGGTCGAGGCGCACGACGAGGACGAGGCCGAGCGGGCCGTGGCGGCCGGCGCCCGGATCATCGGGGTCAATGCCCGCAATCTGAAGGACCTCAAGGTCGACCGCGGCACCTTCGAGCGAGTGGCTCCCGAGATCCCCGCGCACGTGGTCAAGGTCGCCGAGTCCGGCGTCCGCGGTCCGCACGACCTGATCGCCTACGCCAACTCCGGCGCGGACGCGGTCCTGGTCGGGGAGTCCTTGGTCACCGGCCGTGACCCCAAGGCGGCCGTTGCCGATCTCGTCGCGGCGGGTGCCCACCCGGCGCTGCGCCACGGACGGGGCTGA
- the trpM gene encoding tryptophan biosynthesis modulator TrpM has translation MSMFPALPASSGQGSAHARLARGCKPRGCRAPARRVHGRRVRYHIGSEPGQINGMRWRR, from the coding sequence ATGTCCATGTTCCCCGCGCTCCCGGCATCGTCCGGGCAGGGGAGCGCCCATGCCCGGCTCGCGCGTGGGTGCAAGCCCCGCGGCTGCCGTGCGCCCGCCCGGCGGGTGCACGGGCGGCGGGTGCGCTACCACATCGGCTCCGAGCCCGGCCAGATCAACGGCATGCGATGGCGTCGCTGA
- the trpB gene encoding tryptophan synthase subunit beta: protein MPSDFFVPDPDGNIPSTDGYFGEFGGKFIPEALVAAVDEVAVEYDKAKADPAFAAELDALMVDYTGRPSALTEVPRFAEHAGGVRMFLKREDLNHTGSHKINNVLGQALLTKRMGKTRVIAETGAGQHGVATATACALFGLECTIYMGEIDTERQALNVARMRMLGAEVIAVKSGSRTLKDAINEAFRDWVANVDRTHYLFGTVAGPHPFPAMVRDFHRVIGVEARRQILERTGRLPDAVAACVGGGSNAIGLFHAFVPDTGVRLLGFEPAGHGIETGEHAATLSAGEPGILHGSRSYVLQDEEGQITEPYSISAGLDYPGIGPEHAYLKDIGRGEYRAITDDQAMQALRLLSRTEGIIPAIESAHALAGALDLGNELGKDGLIVVNLSGRGDKDMDTAARYFGLYGADAEVTK, encoded by the coding sequence ATGCCTTCAGATTTCTTCGTTCCGGACCCCGACGGCAACATTCCGAGCACCGACGGCTACTTCGGTGAGTTCGGCGGCAAATTCATCCCCGAGGCGCTGGTCGCCGCGGTGGACGAGGTCGCCGTCGAATACGACAAGGCCAAGGCCGACCCGGCCTTCGCAGCCGAGCTGGACGCGCTCATGGTCGACTACACCGGCCGGCCGAGCGCCCTCACCGAGGTCCCGCGATTCGCCGAGCACGCCGGCGGTGTGCGGATGTTCCTCAAGCGTGAGGATCTCAACCACACCGGCTCGCACAAGATCAACAACGTGCTCGGCCAGGCCCTGCTGACCAAGCGCATGGGCAAGACCCGGGTCATCGCCGAGACCGGCGCCGGCCAGCACGGCGTCGCCACGGCGACGGCCTGCGCCCTCTTCGGCCTCGAGTGCACGATCTACATGGGCGAGATCGACACCGAGCGCCAGGCGCTCAACGTGGCCAGGATGCGGATGCTCGGCGCCGAGGTCATCGCCGTGAAGTCCGGCAGCCGCACCCTCAAGGACGCCATCAACGAGGCGTTCCGTGACTGGGTCGCGAACGTGGACCGCACGCACTACCTCTTCGGTACGGTCGCCGGCCCGCACCCCTTCCCCGCCATGGTCCGCGACTTCCACCGGGTGATCGGGGTGGAGGCCCGCCGGCAGATCCTGGAGCGGACAGGCCGGCTGCCCGACGCCGTCGCCGCCTGTGTCGGCGGCGGTTCCAACGCGATCGGGCTCTTCCACGCGTTCGTCCCGGACACCGGGGTACGGCTGCTCGGCTTCGAGCCCGCCGGACACGGCATCGAGACCGGCGAACACGCGGCCACTCTCTCCGCCGGTGAGCCGGGCATTCTGCACGGCTCGCGTTCCTACGTACTGCAGGACGAGGAGGGCCAGATCACCGAGCCCTACTCGATCTCCGCGGGACTGGACTACCCGGGCATCGGCCCCGAGCACGCGTATCTGAAGGACATCGGGCGCGGTGAGTACCGCGCGATCACCGATGACCAGGCCATGCAGGCGCTGCGGCTGCTCTCCCGCACCGAGGGCATCATCCCGGCCATCGAGTCTGCGCACGCGCTGGCCGGCGCGCTGGACCTCGGCAATGAGCTGGGCAAGGACGGTCTGATCGTGGTCAATCTGTCCGGCCGCGGTGACAAGGACATGGACACGGCTGCCCGCTACTTCGGGCTGTACGGCGCGGACGCGGAGGTCACCAAGTGA
- the trpA gene encoding tryptophan synthase subunit alpha has protein sequence MSGNIELLSSVLGRAKGEDRSALIAYLPAGFPTVDGGIAAVKAVLEGGADIVEVGLPHSDPVLDGPVIQTADDIALKGGVKIADVMRTVREAHEATGAPILVMTYWNPIDRYGVERFTAELAEAGGAGCILPDLPVQESALWREHADKHGLATVFVVAPSSRNERLATITAAGSGFVYAASLMGVTGTRASVGEQAQDLVSRTRATTALPVCVGLGVSNATQAAEVAGFADGVIVGSAFVKLMLDAADESAGLAAVRDLAGELARGVRRS, from the coding sequence GTGAGCGGGAACATCGAGCTGCTGAGTTCGGTTCTCGGCCGGGCGAAGGGGGAGGACAGGTCGGCGCTCATCGCCTATCTGCCGGCCGGATTCCCCACCGTCGACGGCGGGATCGCCGCGGTCAAGGCGGTGCTGGAGGGCGGCGCCGACATCGTGGAAGTGGGACTGCCGCACAGCGACCCGGTCCTCGACGGCCCGGTCATCCAGACCGCGGACGACATCGCGCTCAAGGGCGGGGTGAAGATCGCCGATGTGATGCGCACGGTGCGTGAGGCCCATGAGGCGACCGGTGCGCCGATCCTTGTGATGACGTACTGGAACCCCATCGACCGGTACGGCGTGGAGCGCTTCACCGCCGAGCTGGCAGAGGCGGGCGGCGCCGGGTGCATCCTGCCCGACCTCCCGGTCCAGGAGTCCGCACTGTGGCGGGAGCACGCCGACAAGCACGGTCTGGCCACCGTGTTCGTGGTCGCGCCGAGCAGCAGGAACGAGCGGCTCGCGACGATCACCGCCGCGGGGTCGGGCTTCGTGTACGCCGCCTCGCTGATGGGTGTCACCGGCACCAGGGCATCCGTGGGGGAGCAGGCCCAGGACCTGGTCTCGCGCACCCGGGCCACCACCGCACTGCCGGTCTGCGTGGGGCTGGGAGTCTCGAACGCGACGCAGGCCGCCGAGGTCGCGGGGTTCGCCGACGGAGTGATTGTCGGATCCGCCTTCGTCAAGCTGATGCTGGACGCCGCCGACGAGAGCGCGGGGCTGGCAGCCGTGCGTGACCTGGCGGGCGAGCTGGCCAGGGGCGTACGCCGAAGCTGA